The genomic DNA TGGCGAATTCACCGTCGGATATGACTATCTGGTCAAGATCGACGAGTACATGCGCGAGCGCGATCAGACCATGTCCATCGTCAAGCTGGGCGCGAAATGGGAGATCAATGATTCCTTTTCACTCGGTGCCAAGTACCGGCATGATTTCAACAGCAGCAAAGATCTTGAACGCACCGTCTCTCTCAACTGGGCGGCCCAGTGTTATTCCTTGTATTTCTCGTTTACCCAGAAACCCAACGACGACCGATTTGAAGTCGGCTTCAACCTCTTTGATTTCTGATGATGTCTGAAACGCGCACCATACAGGTCCTGCCCCCGGGTTTGAAAAACCAGATTGCCGCCGGTGAAGTGGTGGAGCGGCCTGCCAGCGTGGTCAAGGAACTGGTGGAGAACAGTCTCGACGCCGGGGCCACCCGTGTGGACGTGACCGTGGAAAAGGGCGGGCGTTCGCTGATCGTGGTTCAGGACAACGGGGCGGGCGTGGGCGCGGACCAGTTGAATCTGGCCGTGACACGGCATGCCACCAGTAAAATCCGCAGCTTTGAGGACCTTTCCGCCATCGGCTCCTTCGGCTTTCGTGGCGAGGCCCTGCCGAGCATTGCATCGGTTTCGCGGTTCACCATGACGTCCTGCGCCAAAGGGGCGGACGAGGCCGCGTTCATTGAAGTGCGGGCTGGCGAGGTCGCGGACGAGGGTCCTGCCGCGCTGGCGTCCGGCACACGGGTCGAGGTGCGTGACCTCTTTGCCAACACCCCGGCGCGACTCAAATTTCTCAAGACCGAGGCCACGGAAAACAAGCGGTGCCAGGATACCATGATGCGTATCAGTCTGGCACACCTCGACTCCGGCTTCTCGCTGAACGTCGGCGGGCGTGAAACGTTTCGTCTGCCTCCCGGACAGGCTCTTGCCGCACGGCTTCAGACATTCTGGCCCCCTGCGGTCTGCGAAGGGCTGCTGCCGTTCGATTTCGAGCGCGAGGGGTACCGGGCGCACGGGGTGGCGGGGTCGCCTTCCACGGCACAGGGGCGCGGCGACCGCATTCTGCTGTATGTGAATGGGCGACCCGTGCAGGACAAGCTCATGCTCGGTGCCGTGCGTCAGGCGTACCGGGGCATGCTTATTTCCCGCGAATACCCGCAACTGGTGCTGTTTCTGGATATCCCGAATGAAGATGTGGACGTGAACGTGCATCCGGCCAAGCTGGAAGTGCGGTTCATCGAGGAAAGCCGCGTGTTCTCGACCATTCGCGGTGGTATCATGCAGGCCTTGTCGCAGATGGATGAATCCGGTCCGGTTTCGCACGGCGTGTCGGGATTTTCCCGTCCGTCCGGTTCTCCGGTCATGCCGCAGTCCGGCAGTGGCTCACCGTCAAAGCACAG from uncultured Pseudodesulfovibrio sp. includes the following:
- the mutL gene encoding DNA mismatch repair endonuclease MutL; the encoded protein is MSETRTIQVLPPGLKNQIAAGEVVERPASVVKELVENSLDAGATRVDVTVEKGGRSLIVVQDNGAGVGADQLNLAVTRHATSKIRSFEDLSAIGSFGFRGEALPSIASVSRFTMTSCAKGADEAAFIEVRAGEVADEGPAALASGTRVEVRDLFANTPARLKFLKTEATENKRCQDTMMRISLAHLDSGFSLNVGGRETFRLPPGQALAARLQTFWPPAVCEGLLPFDFEREGYRAHGVAGSPSTAQGRGDRILLYVNGRPVQDKLMLGAVRQAYRGMLISREYPQLVLFLDIPNEDVDVNVHPAKLEVRFIEESRVFSTIRGGIMQALSQMDESGPVSHGVSGFSRPSGSPVMPQSGSGSPSKHSHRPSSFGDGPKFSSYRELQAGYNPPKDMPLPMTPPLGADSALPSDGGMPHPYSPPVSPAPAPAPDATQAAPLAGTDFTYLGQIADTYLVLRQGESLVLIDQHAAHERVLYEAMRAERTRGDSQPLGLPLEISLHPSEADILQGLWEDLRSMGFLLEMDGASKVLVRGIPPTLDTGKAREYLTGALAEKARTLDDLWIMMSCKTAIKARQALAVDEALALLEVWLKTPDREYCPHGRPVVLKWNPLDLEKLFKRK